Proteins from a single region of Ischnura elegans chromosome 2, ioIscEleg1.1, whole genome shotgun sequence:
- the LOC124154501 gene encoding methylthioribulose-1-phosphate dehydratase, translating to MTTSLKHDPNFDEEHPRNLIPQLCYQFYHLGWVTGTGGGISIKEGEHIYIAPSGVQKERLAPDDLFVQDITGHDLELPPPHKKLKKSQCTPLFMCAYTARNAGAVIHSHSKSAVMATMLYPGKEFKVSHLEMIKGIKNPKLGRNYRYDEELVVPIIENTPWEEDLKDRMAKTIEEYPATCAILVRRHGVYVWGDTWQQAKTMAECYDYLFDLAVQLKSHGLDPCSRPEDYELKIQKKEES from the exons ATGACGACGTCTTTAAAACACGATCCCAACTTTGATGAG GAACACCCAAGGAACCTGATTCCTCAATTATGTTACCAGTTTTATCATTTAGGTTGGGTTACCGGAACCGGTGGTGGAATCAGCATTAAGGAAGG GGAGCACATATACATTGCACCTTCTGGAGTTCAAAAAGAACGATTGGCCCCCGATGATCTCTTTGTTCAGGATATTACAGGCCATGATTTGGAGTTACCACCACCTCACAAGAAACTTAAAAAGAGCCAGTGCACGCCCTTATTTATGTGTGCTTATACTG CCAGGAATGCAGGAGCAGTCATACATTCTCACTCAAAATCCGCAGTAATGGCAACAATGCTGTACCCTGGCAAGGAATTTAAAGTATCTCACTTGGAAATGATTAAa GGTATAAAGAATCCTAAACTCGGGAGGAACTATAGGTATGATGAAGAATTGGTTGTTCCTATCATTGAAAACACTCCTTGGGAGGAAGATCTAAAGGACAGAATGGCCAAAACTATTGAAGAATATCCAGCGACATGTGCTATACTGGTGCGTCGTCATGGAGTGTATGTTTGGGGTGATACTTGGCAGCAGGCAAAAACCAT ggCGGAATGTTATGATTACCTGTTTGACTTGGCAGTCCAGCTTAAGAGTCATGGCCTAGATCCTTGCAGCCGCCCAGAGGATTATGAGctgaaaatacagaaaaaagaaGAATCATGA